One Cololabis saira isolate AMF1-May2022 chromosome 18, fColSai1.1, whole genome shotgun sequence genomic region harbors:
- the LOC133464411 gene encoding cytosolic 5'-nucleotidase 1A-like, translating to MSEIKLEEAAAAETKGEEEQDWVAAKAFFDNLKTKVPRPPKPRYAVTIAVSSRTLFNMVAERKVYEDQGLEKYVAFQVENEDDPLKPGAAFPFVKAVMNVNSRLRELYPDSEELFDIVLMTNNHAQVGMRLINSINHYGLTIERFCMTGGKSPIGYLKAYMTNLYLSKDSNKVTEAIEEGIAAATMFMPEKEMDLCQTQLRVAFDGDAVLFSDESEIIVKKHGLDTFFEHEKQFENKPLAQGPLKCFLEALGKLQRKFYAKNERMNCPIRTFLVTARSAASSGARVLKTLRSWGLEIDEALFLAGAPKGPLLEKIKPHIFFDDQMFHIEGAKELGTISAHVPYGIGQKYHKGKLIVQPEKKE from the exons ATGAGTGAAATAAAGTTAGAGGAGGCGGCCGCAGCCGAAACTAAGGGCGAGGAAGAGCAGGACTGGGTTGCAGCCAAAGCCTTTTTCGACAACCTCAAAACTAAAGTACCAAGACCG CCCAAGCCCCGGTATGCCGTGACCATCGCCGTGTCCTCTCGCACCCTCTTCAACATGGTCGCGGAGAGGAAGGTCTACGAGGACCAGGGTCTGGAGAAGTACGTGGCTTTTCAGGTGGAAAATGAAGACGATCCCCTGAAGCCGGGAGCTGCTTTCCCCTTCGTGAAG GCAGTGATGAATGTCAACTCTCGACTGAGGGAGCTCTACCCAGACAGCGAGGAGCTGTTTGACATCGTCCTGATGACCAACAACCATGCCCAAGTCGGCATGCGCCTCATAAACAGTATTAACCACTACG gTTTGACCATAGAGAGGTTCTGCATGACAGGAGGGAAAAGTCCTATAGGTTACTTGAAGGCCTACATGACAAATCTTTACCTCTCTAAAGATTCAAATAAAGTCACAGAGGCCATAGAGGAAG GCATTGCTGCAGCCACAATGTTCATGCCAGAAAAAGAGATGGACCTGTGCCAAACCCAGCTGAGAGTGGCGTTTGACGGCGACGCCGTCCTCTTCTCAGACGAGTCAGAGATCATTGTAAAGAAACATGGACTCGACACTTTCTTTGAACATGAGAAGCAGTTCGAGAATAAACCTCTGGCTCAG GGCCCGCTGAAGTGTTTTCTGGAGGCCCTCGGGAAGCTCCAGAGAAAATTCTACGCCAAGAACGAGCGTATGAACTGCCCCATCCGAACCTTCCTGGTCACGGCCCGCAGTGCCGCCAGCTCTGGCGCGCGCGTCCTGAAGACGCTCCGCAGCTGGGGCCTGGAAATCGACGAGGCCCTCTTCCTCGCCGGGGCTCCCAAAGGGCCTTTGTTGGAGAAGATCAAACCGCACATCTTCTTCGATGACCAGATGTTCCACATCGAGGGAGCCAAGGAACTGGGAACCATATCTGCACACGTCCCCTATGGAATCGGACAGAAGTACCACAAGGGGAAACTGATCGTGCAGCCTGAGAAGAAAGAGTAA